From the Lathyrus oleraceus cultivar Zhongwan6 chromosome 3, CAAS_Psat_ZW6_1.0, whole genome shotgun sequence genome, the window GCGTCTTCTTGGAGACAAGGCTTGAGATATCTTCAAGTTGGATGTCATCATCATTGGTCATTAAACCCTAACTCTTTGGCTTTATTCGAAGGAAGAGCTTGGACAAACTTTCTTACGCATCTTTTACCGCTTAACGTACTTGCTTGCCTTTATGCTTTAAGGCCGGGTTATATCTTCATAAGTCATTAAAGATCATATACTGTCATCATCCAAACCATGATGGACATGGCTTGCTCACTTTGATCACTTCTTGATTAGACCTACAAGCACATTGTTTCATACATGATGTTGAGACTTCAAGTGAAAGTGATAAGCAAGTTAGTGGTGAAAATGATGCAAGTGGTGAAGAAGTGAAGTACTAATCTATTTTCGATGATGACTCTCAATAACTTTTGATGAATGTTGTCGTTTTTTTTGATAGATGTGTAAGCCAATTGTTTGGCAGGATTCATGTTTTTTGTTTACCCCTGTGTGGGTCTTCTGGTTATGATGATGTGATTTCCCTTCATGGTTCGGATAATGGTTCTTTTTTCTCTTTATTAGGTTGGTTCGGTTTCTTCTGGTTGCCCTCTAAGGGATGGGTATTACTTTAATACACCTTGCCCATGTTGTGACAAATAAGGGGAGATGAAATGCAAGACCTGTTGCTCATTGTTCTTATTTGGTGAGCTAAGGTCTTATGTTTACTGTTACTCTTATGAAGATGTTGAGATCTTATCTTAGCTAACATGTTTCTTGATTAGTTTTGCTGCACTATGATATTTGGACAATCATGTCTTGAAGAATGTTTTAAGATTGTGCATCACATCTTACATGTTGTATTTGCCTAAAAATTGTCCGAATGGGGAGTTTGTTATCACATATGATTGACATCATTTTATTGGCAACATGTGAAGCAAGATGTTATGTCAAGATGTGACACATCCAATCTCTCTATGATCAAGTAAGGAAGCTGCATGTTAAGCATAATGTCCTTTCATTCTATGAGACATCTTGTCTCACTTAGAGTAGCTTCACACGCAAATTAATTGAGCGATTCTCGCGCTGCTAAGGATTTGTTTCCTTTTATGTTTAATTAGATTTAAACGTCTGTGCACTTTTTGGAATAAGGAAGTTTTTCTCAAAACCACTTTTAGCAAAATTAGATTTGAAGAATTCGGATATGATTAAGATTTAATCAATCAAATATTTTCAGTCAAGATAATGCAAGATTGGATTCTAGCGCCTTTGGGATGTTCAACCCCGTTTAAAGACCAAATCCCTAATGTGCTTTTTAGGTTGGACCTTATTGCTATTTAAGGAGACATTCTCCATTGTGACTATTCAGACCTTGCATAATCAAGCTTGACATGGTTATTTGTTTTTGAGTTTTGTGTTAGTGTAATACTATATTCTTGAGTCGCATTCTTATTTTAAAGGAATAAAGTATTTGGATTTTAATTTCGTCCCATCACTCATAATCTCTTGTAACTGTACAGATACTTGGGAGAGTGTTTGAGTGAAAGTGATAAAAGTGTCATATTGAGAGGGAGTCCCAAATAGAAGTTCACGGGTAGCATTCGAAAAATAGACATTGAACAAGAAGAGTTCAAATCAGACCAATTTGTACTTATGACTATTACGAGTGAATTTCCCTTCATTTGGTTAACACCCTCCAAACGTAGGTTATATTGCACCGAAGTGGGTTACCAATTCATATGTTCTTTACTTTCTGCAATTGTTCTGCTTGTTACGTGTTATATTTGTCATACACATCGTACATATGTTTGACACCTTGTCATCCAGAGAACAAAATTTCATATAACTTGATTCTTACTAACTCGCTATTATTAAATTCATCGATTGAAGAATCGAGTTCACCTATTTTAAATCTAATTAGTTATAACTTAATATATATACTTATTATTGTttattaaaatgaaaataaatagTTATGCTTTAATGAATTATCTAAAATATTGAAAATCAAAGAATTGTCAATAAAATGATTATTAAATTTTGATTAGAATATTTGATCACAAATGCTCGCTATTATCCAATTCATCAATTAAAGGATTCAATTCACCTATTTTATTTTTAACTATAATTAGTAATAATTTAGTGTAGATGTATTATTGTTATCTTATTCCACTTTAATGAATTGAGAATGATTTATCTATAATATGTTAATTATAGAAATTCAATAATACaattattaaatttttattaGAATATTTTATCAATAAGATACTGTGAGAATATTCAAATTATCGATTTAGGCTAGTTCGCCAAATTTTATGGGAATATTTTATTATATATTGTGTCAATGATATAACTTTATTTCATATCTCAAACTAGTGTGTTTCATCGATGATAATAAGGAGAAATTTTGTGTTCATTTCTAAAAACTCATAAGTATTTTAATTTTTTAGTAGGATTGTTCATAATTAAAAGTCtttcataaaaaaaaaaatctataaaaAGTAAGTAGGGTTTATCCACTAAAGTTATAAAAATATCAATGTAAAAAGGTATATAAATATAATCATTTAAAGAATGgttttaattttataaatataaaGTATAATGCATGCATATATTGTAATCACATATTAAAAATAATTCATAAATCACATGTCGTCATAATATTAATTTTACAaataattttttctttaaaatcaaGAAATTCGATTATATTTTCGTGTAAAACTTATTTTACATATTAATGTATATAAAACTATTTTTTAGTTAATAATATCAAAGcaaaataattattttaatatcATTCTTTAATAGTTTCCATGCAAAAATTAATTTATTTACATAtctgattttttttttcttttttccgtATTAAACATATAAATATATATAAACTATTTTTTAGTTAATATGGTCGAATCATAATGATTATTTCTGTAATAATTTTTAACAGTTTCCATACAAAAATCAATTTAATTATATATCTGTTTTTTTTTCTGTAATTTAATTTTTTCTTATAATAATTTCTTTTTATAGAAAAAAACATATCTTAAATATTTTAGTCAATTTTCTTAATCACTTTAAAATAACATAAACTAATTATATTTTGAATAACTTTTTTAACAAGTAAtttttttatgatattttaaaatagtttttaaaTTATCTAATTCCCTTATCCAATTAATTTAATCTGAAAATCCAAGGTTGTAGATAGAATGTTTCACAACAAAGACAAGAATTCAAAGCCATGAAAGGAAACTCAAAGATTCAATGCATGTTCTCAATTTTTCCCTATTAATTCTCATTCATTTTCAACACAACCCAAAATCTCTATCTTTTCAGTCTCGAATTCAGTTACCCATTTTCCATTTTCAGAGCTTTTTCACTTCAACCAACACAAGCCATTGATTCTTGTGTTATGAAGTTGAAAGTTTTGTTCTTTTTGTTGTTTTCAGATACCCTTTAGGCAAAAGCTTTCACCTTTGTGTTGACTATGGCTTCTACTCCAACCCCACCACCAAACTACTCTTCAGTCCCTGCTCATAGACCTGCTGAAAATCAAAATCATAAGCATAATCAGAATCAGAATCACCAAAATAATCTTAAACGCCATAGAAATGAATGGTCTTCCTCCTCTGGGAGCTATTCCAACTCAAGGTTAGCACCTTTAGCTCCTGCTGCTGCTGCTGATATAGCTGCTGCACATGGTAGTGGCAATGGCAGTGGAAGAGGCGTATTTTCGTCTGCGCCGGGATCTTTATTGGATGGCAGGAGATCAAAGCTTGCTCCGGAGTTTTCTGGCAGGAAGTCCACCAGGTATGCTGCAAAGAAACATTCTGGAATGCCAAGGGCTGCACTTAATACACTGCCTCACAGCGAAGCTGCGAATGAGGTTCTTACTTGTCTCTACAATGCTGGTAACATTGCTGCTAATATCGATAATGTTTTGATTCCGTACGAACATAAGCTATGGGTGGTTGAGGATTATGTTTATATGCTTAAAGATTTTGGTAATACTGGTCAGTTATTGTTAGCTGAGAAGTGTTATGAGTTTATCATGTCTAAGCCAAATGGGAGGGTTGCGAAAGGTAAGTTAACGAGTGCTATGATCGGTACTCTTGGTAGGTTAGGGGAGATTGATCGTGCGATAGACTTGTTTGGAAAATCTAGGAATGAAGGTTATGGAATGACCGTGTATACGTTTTCGGCCATGATTAGCGCGTATGGCCGAAATGGGCGCTTCCGTGATGCGGTAGAGTTGTTCATGTCTATGCGTGGCTTGGGCCTTGTGCCAAATTTGGTTACATACAATTCGATAATTGACGCAGGGGCGAAAGGGGAGGTGAGTTTTGATGTGGTTGTTAAGTATTATGATGAAATGCTAGCTGCTGGCATAATGCCGGATCGTCTTACTTATAATTCACTTCTTTCTGTTTGTGCGTCGAAGGGCATGTGGGAAATGGCTCAAAAGTTATTGAGAGAAATGGATGGTAGGCGTATTGTTCGCGATGTTTTTACGTATAACACGTATTTGGACACGCTGTGTAAGGGCGGACAGATTGATTTGGCTAGAAGGGTATTCGAAGAGATGTCTTTCAAGTGCGTTTGGCCAACCATTGTGACGTATAGCACACTGATGGATGGCTACGCCAAGGCTAACCTCTTGGAAGATGCCATTTGTTTGTATGAAGAAATGAAGCTTCGATCTATTTGTCTTGATAGAGTGTCCTATAACACACTGGTCGGCATCTATACGAAGCTCGACAGGTTCGATGAAGCTGTCAATATATGCAGAGAGATGGACAAATGTGGAATTAAAACTGACGTCGTTACATACAATGCTCTGTTGGCCGGGTATGGCAGGCATGGTATGTATGCCGAAGTTAAAAGACTATTTGAAGAGATGAAGGCTCGGAACATATATCCGAATACGCTAACATACTCTACAATGGTCGATGTCTACACTAAAGCTGAAATGTTTCAGGAAGCGATGAATGTTTATATAGAGTTCAAGATGGCAAGATTGGAGGTTGACGTTGTCTTTTACACTGCAATCGTAGACGCACTATGCAAAAACGGTTTCGTTGAGTCTTCGATTATGTTGCTTATTGCAATGATTGAGAAAGGAATCAAACCGAATGTGGTCACATTCAACTCCATAATAGATGCATGTCAACAGTTGCCAGCTTTGGAGTATCGAGTTCATGATTCTTCGCAAGCCATTGAGTATCCAAATGAACAATCATCTGCAATGCTTATTGATGGTGCTTTTCAGAATAAGCCGGGGGAGGACCGGATCTTGAAGATGTTTCAGCAACTTGCTTCTGAAAAAGCTGGTCATGTAAAGAAGCTTAGGAGGGGACGACAAGACCTACACTGCATATTTTGGCTCTTCCAAAAAATGCATGAGCTGCACATTAAACCGAACGTCGTCACATTTTCAGCCATTTTGAATGCGTGCAGGTAAAACACTTTGAAATTTGTTCTTTCTGTTATCTTGAATTATAATTCGATCGATTTTGATGCAGTCGCTGCAATTCATATGATGATGCTACAAAGGTGTTAGACACGCTGCGCTTGTTCGATAGTCAGGTGTATGGTGTAACTCATGGACTGTTGATGGGTTATAGGGAACAAGTATGGTTTACTGCTGAGAGTCTCTTCAATGAAATCACGCGTATGGATTCTTCAACTGCGTCCGCGTTTTATAACGCCCTCACAGATATGCTATGGCATTTCGGTCAGGTAAAGTTCAGCCTTTGCTAGTTTTGTAAGAAATTTGGTCTTTTTTTCCTCGTAATAATAAGATTGATTTCGATCACAGAGACGTGGAGCTCAAATGGTTGTAATCGAAGGGAAGAACCGAAACGTGTGGAAAGGCGAATGGTCATTTTCTTGCCTGGATCTGCATCTGATGTCTTGTGGTGCTGGCTGTGCTATGGTTCATGATTGGTTGCTCAACATGCATAGTACCTTATTTCAAGGCTCTGAACTGCCTAAGATTGTGAAGTAAGGATCATTTTCGCCGAAGATTTTTATCGTTTTCATTCGATTAGATTAACGAGATGATTAAAGTGTTGAATGTTGATCATAGCTTTGATATTATTCTGCAGCATTTTAACTGGTTGGGGAAAACACAGCAAGGTGATGGGCGATGGAACATTGAAAAGAACTATCGAATCGCTTCTTAACGGAATGAGATCGCCTTTCAGATTCGCGGAACATAATATGGGAAGACTTACATCTCCTGGAGACGCGGTGGCGACTTGGCTTAGACAGCCTGGCATTTTCGATATGCTTGTTCTGTATGATGTCTTGAATCACTCTCAACCTGCTGGTCCATCGTATAAGTATCCAGCTCTTGGCTATTAGATCGATAGAAGCTATGTAGCAGCGGTGTCCGTTACGACAAATGACGGGTGTTTGGCGAAAATCACGGCGCAGCAGGCGATTGTCTGTGAGTTTAACATTCTGCAGTAATAAACTTAAAATTGGTTGAAGAAAGGAAAGAGTTTTTCCCTTACATTTGTCTCACATGTCTTTGAACCAATTATGGGTTGAAGAAAATGCTTCTTAAgttagttttgatgataatatAATGTAAAGAACAATTTTATTATGTAACAGTTTGTTATTTGTTTAAAAACTTTTAAATAGATTAAAGATAATCTATCCTTTGGAAATAGTAAAAAAATTCTACAAATGATCTTCTACTCTTAAATTTATCCAGAAGATATAATCTAAATAAAGTGATCTTTGTAAAAAAATATGTACAACTTTGTGTGAGACAAGACCCACAATGAGCACAAAGGATGTGAAAAAGCCTGCTGCAATAGTAAAAAGATCACAGTGGCTCTTTTTTCAAAATATcaaagatcattcttcttttGGAAGTTATATAAAAGCTCAACTTCTCATAGTTTTGTTCATCACACTAAACAAAATTGAAATAACTTTATAGATAACATTTGAGAATCAATTTGATTTTCAAAGAAAGAACATTTGTAGATTAGCATTTAACTTTCATTTAGTTGGTTTTGAGATAAAAACAACTCTGTAATAGAATTGAGAAGTGTAATAGAATTTCAATTTTTAAGAAAAGTTAGTTACAATTTTTCTCTCTTATCTCTCTTccctcttcatcatcttcttcctcttgtGCACAAACAATTGatatctagagctccggttcggataCATGGGAAACATCAAGGGAAACATTGAGTGAACATGGGACGTGTGTGATTGATTTCGCCTCTTGAATTTGCATTGAATTCACGATCGGGATCGTAACAGAATCACATTTTTTGATTCTGCGGGATTGTGAAACACGAGTGTTTGGTGAGACTTGGGTGAATTCTTGCACAAGATCGAAGATGAACGGTGAAAACGGTAGCTTGAATACGAAGCTTCTAATATTTGATTGAAAGAACTGGAATTGGTGGATGATTCAGATGCATATGTTGTTtggcgctcaagatgttcttgatctcgtcaatgacGGATAAACAGCGGTTGCAGCTGATGTAACTGAAGAACAAAGGAACATGTAGAGAGTTGAGAATGAAAGATCAGAAAGCTTTGTTCTACATCCATTAGTGTGTGGATgtgaatgtgtttgagaagatcaCTAATTCGACGATGGCGAAGGCTGCGCGAGACATACTGGTACGTTGCTATGAAGGTGATGTATtagtgaagaaggtgaagcttcagtctctatatatgcagtatgagaatctcaacatgaaaAATAATGAAAAGATACCAAATTACATCTCCAGAGagattctgatcacaaatgagatgaaataTTGTGAATAGCCTCTATATGAACAAGTAATCATTGAGAAGGTACTGAGATcacttactcctcagtttgattacattgttgtagCAATTGAAAATTATAAGGATCTaagcaccatgagaattgaagagctgcagagcagtctagaggcacaagagttgcgtctgactgaGAAAACCTCTGAAAGAGAGGTAAAGCAGACTTTGAAAGCATCTTCTGGTAAGAAGAATAAAAAGCAGTCTTGGTCTGAGACCAAGAACATACATGGTGGTGGTTATCACAAGCAGAAGTCTCCAATTTTGATGAGAAGAAGCATCCGAAGGGAaaagagaagtttgacaagaagaaggttCAATGTTATTATTGTAAGAAGTTTGATCATTTTGTTGTtgactgttggtcaaacaaggaaaaGAAACTAGAAAAAACAAACATAGCTAGAGgagagtctgatgatgaacataTGCTATTATTGGCTTCTGAATCTGATGGTGAATTTTTGGTAtactggtggtatatggacactggctgcTCAAATCACCTAACTAGAAACAAGCAATGGCTGATTAATTTTGACTCTAGAAAAAGGACAAAAATCAGAGTGCTAATGATAAGTATTTGAATGCTGAAGGAATGGGAAATGTCAAAGTTAGAGTAAAGAATGAAAAAACTGTTATGATCAAGGATGTTTGATATGTTTCTGGCATGAGAAGAAATATGATGAGTGCATGTCACCCAATTGAGAAAGATTTCTCggtttttttacaaaaataacccagttttttaaggaaattcccaaaatacccctggtttcaaaaaaaatcccaaaataccccacttttaggaggagtctccaattgaattggcgactcctcttaaaacttgaatggaggcgccaattggattggctagggcaggtgccctagccaatccaattggcgcctatgtgtaggttttaagaggagtcgccaattcaattggagactcctcctaaaatgcatttttgtgttataaatagatgcgttgtgtgactAATTGTTCCAtatctcatataatcatttggctatcatgtttggtgttcgtcgccgatacggaaaggtgatttatgcgagacACAAACCTCAAATGCTGATGCTGTTTTAGAACATCATcacgttcgatcaactgaagagggagctggttcgttggttagatgggaaaataccagaaggggaaaaaatcagaagtattgagagacttaacagtatctttggttgggtgcgaatgaagactgataaggatgctagggaaatgatgttcggtcgagacgacatcaatttgattgttgtaatcagttagaaatatttatgttttcagatgttttgtactgatgtttgttgtgaacctcgttgtaacaagaacttaatgatatataatgattgaatgttacagaaatacaatgttacaaaaagcttaagacctagatgatgctcctcgattgggacagttgttcttgttgtgtcctggttgacgacagatactacataatcttatcattttatctgtggaatccatctttgttcttatacgtgtgttgtttggccttcctttcttctttctacgcatctcgtcattgtgccaaacaatatctccttcatatggaggccagcaatcctccattggtagtactgagaagctttgagtatatccattcatgatggtgttggccttgtacacatcagataaatggttgtaagcatcttgacgagtataagcgcatgctgctatgatatgggagcaaggtatgcagaaggcctggaattttccacaatcgcaccaacttctgtttagtctaaaagcgtaggctaaatttggtctcccctcgttgttgcccattgttttctggacgctgaaattttgtctatgacggtcaaagactgttacagcgtgtgtgctagctttgatgctctcctctttcatgaccttcatgcaacactcactgaatacttgcccggacattaacactgcactccatctttcacctctggttgcgaacatagaagccaacctataataggttgatcttaccaaggcggttatcggcagatttcgaattcctttgaaaaccccgttcatgcattccacaatgtttgttgtcatgtggccccatcgacaacctctgtcaaatgcccttgtccactgctctactggtatgttatttatccgtctccctgcgtcttcattaggcagtctaatttcatcacgataatattgaaatgacggttgagttaaagcatacccagcattcaccaccttcttgcgaagattcttatcttttatagcacgcatgaagttttgtgtaatgtgtctgatacagtagacatgtgtagaaggaggatcatgccatccgttgtcatggttgttgtaggcactctcaatggcagcatgtctattagaaatcaaacagagattggcttgtggagccacatgcgttctgagatgtcgaagaaagaaaccccatccacaTGCGTTCTGAtatgtcgaagaaagaaaccccatccaccagccgtttcaccttcattctagccttatgcgaaagatggagaccagagacacacacattttggttcccaaccggtgagtgtaccgtgacgttagaagacgtctacatgcttttaggactatCCATTGAAGGCAAGgttgttaatggtaagaccaactatgcaaattcaattttCATTGAGCTCTtagacactgatttgttagatgataatgctagaggtcaaggtatactactctcacgccttaagtcatactataatagtttatacttagatgagcattctaccgaagatgctcgaataataaaaactaggtgttacattatgctgttaattggaTCGTTTTTATTTtccgaaggtagtggttctagcatgcatattatgtacttacctctacttatacatgtagatagaataggaagttacagttggggatctgcttgtctagcctatctctatagctctttgtgcaaaaactcccacaaagacacatctacattttctggatgtgctattttgctacaagcatggggttggtcaagactaccgtctctagcaccggtcaataacaaacctttcacttttccatatgcacaaaagtaagttgtttaaattgctatatctttacttacttccttaaagtttattacctcaaactaattttttttgactttttggtgtagatggtcagcacgtggtatgagttacaacagatgtcctagacactgtattactcagtatcgcaacctgttggatcaccttcgaccgacagacgtaagcaaaataacttaattatttcgttatattttgttaactttttctacattcattataatcctatcttctttcacatttcagttcatttggcgtccataccttaatttggatcatgaacatgaggtcaacgctgaagacgcaTCCGTATGGACtacatgcacaccgataatacggttcacaactgtggagatgcacaacaccgatcgtgtgaagctgcagttcggtatggtccagaatatcccagatcccccagctagcctaggagaatggcatctgcgtaaagttaacgaccaatggaacttcaatccatggcaaagcttcgcaagatcggagtgtcgtAAATGGAAGCACCttcatgaccatgtcttaactgacgcagtcatgccaactgaggtaaaaccaagtcgtacttatatggcttggtacagatcggttggttttcagttcatcgccgaagatatgtacctatacaacccacgccaggcaacttacacacaagaaggatcaacatctaacccctaacaacattctcaacccggttactcacaaccccctatccgtcaaacttttcgttccacaaacacacaaacatacaaccaaaacatgccattcccccaaccccaataccaagagcataccccataccaccaccaacaaattgaccatcaacctgagacccaacatcgcttcgcacccacaccatcaccctaccaaagtcaccttagccaaaacaccaaccgcccctcctcctaccgtagccaagaagcccaaacatcacaaaaccaaaacatccaacaaccctatctctaccaaacaccccaacaacctttccaacctttcctcgacacatccttcacacccatgtctcccttcaaccgtcccggtcgcccatccatgagtcaaccacatcccaacttctctggcatgggtcatgagctcagctacgaCGGTATACCATCaatgcatactgaagactatgctgactTGTCTGAATACTTCAACAaaccttctcctgtagttggtgGTGACGttcctggcccctcagatgatcaaacaccggtgcagaatcgtcaacgtgcgttagggccaagggttagggtagctagaggatgtgggaccggaggtcggttaggttatcccggtcatcaccattaggtttctttgtgtaaactccaaattttattaatatcaagtcgtattatatcaaatttatctttcacttataccataaaacacaaaaaaaaatgcattttaggaggagtctccaattgaattggcgactcctcttaaaacctacacataggtGCCAATcggattggctagggcacctgccctagccaatccaattggcgcctctattcaagttttaagaggagtctccaattcaattggcgactcctcctaaaagtggggtattttgggattttttttaaaaccagaggtattttgggaatttccttgaaaaactgggttatttttgtaaaaaaaccaTATTTCTTAGTTACTATGAAGAAcaatctcttgaagttgtatgatttTGATAAGAAGATGACTATGCAATTTGAATAGGGAAGCATcagaacattcaaggtgaatgtggAGACAACTGAAACTAAATGTCTTAGTGCAAAAGGTGCTGAATGTGAAAGTGAATTATGGCACAAGAGATTGGGGCATCTAAACTTTAGAAGCTTAGGGAATCTGAGTTCTAAGAAGTTGGTACATGACATTTCTAAGATTGTAAAGTCTAagaagtcatgtgagatatgtgtcgcgccgcgaaaaatacctgagcgcatcgcacgctcaaagatacaacagagtcaccaccgaactttatttactccaaaggaaagggaaaatattgataaaatccAAGGGAAAGAGAAAAAGagtaaggaagtcggttatgcaaggggaagatattagcatcCTTCGTATATGTTGTTGCGATTGATTTTAATTAAAGGAGAAAAATAAGTTTAttaattaatgtgctcgccaaTGATTGAAACCatcgtgcctatgtattctcatagtgcaatgagaaaatcagagcttcgtagttcatgGTAGAAAACTACAAATTTGTTAGTTGTTTTTAGGGAACAATGTTATAATCGTATATTGGAAGTGCTTTGAGTTAGTTGATTATGATCCT encodes:
- the LOC127128440 gene encoding pentatricopeptide repeat-containing protein GUN1, chloroplastic, whose amino-acid sequence is MASTPTPPPNYSSVPAHRPAENQNHKHNQNQNHQNNLKRHRNEWSSSSGSYSNSRLAPLAPAAAADIAAAHGSGNGSGRGVFSSAPGSLLDGRRSKLAPEFSGRKSTRYAAKKHSGMPRAALNTLPHSEAANEVLTCLYNAGNIAANIDNVLIPYEHKLWVVEDYVYMLKDFGNTGQLLLAEKCYEFIMSKPNGRVAKGKLTSAMIGTLGRLGEIDRAIDLFGKSRNEGYGMTVYTFSAMISAYGRNGRFRDAVELFMSMRGLGLVPNLVTYNSIIDAGAKGEVSFDVVVKYYDEMLAAGIMPDRLTYNSLLSVCASKGMWEMAQKLLREMDGRRIVRDVFTYNTYLDTLCKGGQIDLARRVFEEMSFKCVWPTIVTYSTLMDGYAKANLLEDAICLYEEMKLRSICLDRVSYNTLVGIYTKLDRFDEAVNICREMDKCGIKTDVVTYNALLAGYGRHGMYAEVKRLFEEMKARNIYPNTLTYSTMVDVYTKAEMFQEAMNVYIEFKMARLEVDVVFYTAIVDALCKNGFVESSIMLLIAMIEKGIKPNVVTFNSIIDACQQLPALEYRVHDSSQAIEYPNEQSSAMLIDGAFQNKPGEDRILKMFQQLASEKAGHVKKLRRGRQDLHCIFWLFQKMHELHIKPNVVTFSAILNACSRCNSYDDATKVLDTLRLFDSQVYGVTHGLLMGYREQVWFTAESLFNEITRMDSSTASAFYNALTDMLWHFGQRRGAQMVVIEGKNRNVWKGEWSFSCLDLHLMSCGAGCAMVHDWLLNMHSTLFQGSELPKIVNILTGWGKHSKVMGDGTLKRTIESLLNGMRSPFRFAEHNMGRLTSPGDAVATWLRQPGIFDMLVLYDVLNHSQPAGPSYKYPALGY
- the LOC127128441 gene encoding protein MAIN-LIKE 2-like; translation: MSYNRCPRHCITQYRNLLDHLRPTDFIWRPYLNLDHEHEVNAEDASVWTTCTPIIRFTTVEMHNTDRVKLQFGMVQNIPDPPASLGEWHLRKVNDQWNFNPWQSFARSECRKWKHLHDHVLTDAVMPTEVKPSRTYMAWYRSVGFQFIAEDMYLYNPRQATYTQEGSTSNP